A part of Clostridium novyi genomic DNA contains:
- a CDS encoding superoxide dismutase family protein encodes MYSNFENCNLNYNCECDPCCNCDPCYRNSSCKSTCNTMAVAHVNGGPHHPNLKGIVYFFPVPCGTEVSVCIQGLPNYKPATATSQPIGPFGFHIHSVGCCDIGDPENPFTCASGHWNPDNQPHGNHAGDFPVLFSNHGLCKMSFFTDRFKPQDVVGLSVIIHENPDDYRSQPSGNSGKRIACGLIEGLC; translated from the coding sequence ATGTATTCTAACTTTGAAAATTGCAATTTAAATTATAATTGCGAATGTGATCCTTGTTGTAACTGCGATCCTTGTTATAGAAATTCTTCTTGCAAATCTACATGTAACACTATGGCAGTAGCTCACGTAAATGGAGGTCCTCATCATCCAAATTTAAAAGGAATTGTATATTTCTTTCCTGTTCCATGTGGCACAGAAGTTTCAGTATGCATTCAAGGACTTCCAAATTATAAACCTGCAACTGCAACTTCACAACCTATAGGTCCTTTTGGTTTCCACATTCATTCTGTAGGTTGTTGTGATATAGGTGATCCTGAAAATCCTTTTACATGTGCAAGTGGTCATTGGAATCCAGATAATCAACCTCATGGTAACCATGCAGGGGATTTCCCTGTTTTATTTTCTAATCATGGACTATGCAAAATGAGCTTTTTTACAGATAGGTTTAAACCTCAAGACGTTGTAGGATTATCAGTAATTATACATGAAAATCCTGATGATTATAGAAGCCAACCTTCTGGGAACTCTGGAAAAAGAATTGCTTGTGGATTAATTGAAGGATTATGTTAA